From Alteromonas sp. RKMC-009, one genomic window encodes:
- a CDS encoding DUF3718 domain-containing protein has product MKAFTKTLAVVGLSFGAMGMANASPELTPADTAVTSKICVTAATGSKLKLRNALEDAGLTKHYVENNVTCNGLPIVEFVAQYSDNPDSINAFITSGKYVADNYIASVKPRH; this is encoded by the coding sequence ATGAAAGCATTTACGAAAACTCTGGCTGTTGTTGGTTTGTCTTTTGGTGCAATGGGTATGGCAAACGCAAGTCCTGAACTGACGCCTGCAGATACAGCAGTGACGTCAAAAATTTGTGTCACCGCAGCAACCGGCAGCAAACTGAAGCTTCGAAATGCGCTGGAAGATGCAGGTCTGACTAAGCACTATGTTGAAAATAATGTTACCTGTAATGGCCTGCCCATTGTTGAATTTGTTGCACAGTACAGTGACAACCCTGACAGCATTAACGCCTTTATCACCAGTGGTAAATATGTGGCTGACAACTACATCGCGAGTGTAAAACCCCGTCATTAA